The genome window TGGTACATGGAGTGCTTGTGGGCGACCTGCGCGCCCTCCCCATTCGGCTGGTCCCGATCCTCATCCTCACGCTTGGCATATTCCTGTCTTTCTCGCGTGCGGCATGGGGCATGGCGCTCCTGATCATCGCTGGTCTCGCCGTGCTTTTGTTCATCAGGAACCCCAATCGGCTGTTTCGCCTTAGAATCATGCTCCTCGCAGGGCTTGCAGTCGTGGTGGTGCTGCTGGCCGTCATCGTCGCCTTGCAAATTCCCAGCGTGGCTGAACTTTTCACCGCTCGCGCGCAGCTGGTGCAGGATTATGACGATGCGCAATTTGGACGCTTCGCGCGCCATTGGTACGGCATGCTTCTATCCATCGATCACCCCCTTGGCATCGGCCCGCTGGAATTCGGCCCAATTTACGGCGAGGACACCCACAATATCTGGCTGAAGGCCGCGTTGGACTACGGCTGGCTGGGATTTGTCAGCTATCTGATCCTGACGATGCTGACGCTAGGCCTCGGATTGCGCATTCTGTTTCGCGAGCGGCCATGGCAACCATTTCTGCTCTGCGCCTATATCGTGTATGTGGCCCATGTTGCCATTGGCAATGTCATCGACACCGATCACTGGCGGCATTTCTATCTGCTGATCGGCATTATCTGGGGATGCGCTGCCCTGGAATCCCGCCATAAAACCAGCCGGTTGCCGTGATTAACCGCCAAGAAATCTTTCTTCACATATCCATTGTCTGGTTTATCCCTTCCTGCGAGTGAAGTATTCAACCACAGATGGCAAAACCGCATGTATAATATACACCAAGTTGAAACTTCATCATTTAGACTTCACTTATGCGTGCTTATTGCTTTGCAGAGCGCATATCGATGATTACTTCGCGCAACTAATTAATTTGGATTATAATTTAATTGTAGGCGTCTGATATAATCAACGTGCCATACTGGATAGATGGATGAA of Phyllobacterium zundukense contains these proteins:
- a CDS encoding O-antigen ligase family protein, whose product is MSASTDQTHSVSVDHAAKNRALIRLISSFAIGFGVFLSGFVIDEPAPYELYMAGLIGVWALFGLRLSRAVAALLAILVVFNLGGLISMGQMADLKTAPMYIAVSLFLAITSVFFAAVIDNDERILAVIFKAYILAAICTSLLGILGYFDAFPGAELFTRYGRAMGAFQDPNVFGPFLMLPLAWLVHGVLVGDLRALPIRLVPILILTLGIFLSFSRAAWGMALLIIAGLAVLLFIRNPNRLFRLRIMLLAGLAVVVVLLAVIVALQIPSVAELFTARAQLVQDYDDAQFGRFARHWYGMLLSIDHPLGIGPLEFGPIYGEDTHNIWLKAALDYGWLGFVSYLILTMLTLGLGLRILFRERPWQPFLLCAYIVYVAHVAIGNVIDTDHWRHFYLLIGIIWGCAALESRHKTSRLP